The proteins below are encoded in one region of Candidatus Saccharimonadales bacterium:
- the rpsI gene encoding 30S ribosomal protein S9: MAVDKYYYGVGRRKESIATARLYSGGDGEVSVNDQPLEVHFNHPEQQERVVQPLTLLDKRSSYRISLHIKGGGLSGQADAAKLAIANALVESSEDLRPTLKRAGYLKRDARVKERKKYGLKRARKAPQFTKR; encoded by the coding sequence ATGGCAGTAGATAAGTACTATTACGGCGTCGGAAGACGCAAGGAGTCAATTGCGACTGCCCGTCTCTATAGCGGCGGTGATGGTGAGGTGAGTGTAAACGATCAACCGCTCGAAGTGCACTTCAATCACCCGGAGCAGCAAGAGCGGGTGGTGCAGCCGCTCACACTACTCGATAAACGTAGCAGCTATCGAATCTCATTGCATATTAAAGGTGGTGGTCTCAGCGGTCAGGCTGATGCTGCTAAATTAGCTATAGCGAATGCTTTAGTTGAGTCGAGTGAAGACCTACGACCAACCCTCAAGCGAGCCGGCTACCTGAAGCGCGATGCTCGAGTTAAGGAGCGTAAGAAGTACGGTCTTAAACGCGCCCGTAAGGCACCGCAGTTTACCAAGCGTTAG